The following proteins come from a genomic window of Candidatus Palauibacter polyketidifaciens:
- a CDS encoding glycosyltransferase codes for MSGAGTAHVSILLPCRDAEPFLGACIESLAAQSEPRFEVLALDDGSRDGTGTLLRAWAERDARVRLFDRDGSGIVAALRRLSGEARASLLARMDADDVAHPDRLAAQLRLLARRPGIAACGTGVRYFPRPRRGSGYLRYERWINGLTEPAAVERDLFVECPIAHPTLMVRRDAFEAVGGYRDTAGPEDYDLILRLSAAGCRMTNVPQVLHEWRLGPHRLSEKSDRYSPGAFRRLKVAHLSAGCLPAGRPLVIWGAGKVGKAFARGWLEQGGAASRARPVEAFVDLDPRKIGQNIHGAVVLRPEDLPGFTAPARPYVLLAVGTPGARREIREALGGLGFREIEDYRAVA; via the coding sequence GTGAGCGGAGCGGGCACGGCGCACGTCTCCATCCTTCTGCCGTGTCGCGACGCCGAACCGTTCCTGGGCGCGTGCATAGAGAGCCTCGCCGCCCAGTCCGAGCCGCGCTTCGAGGTGCTCGCGCTCGACGACGGTTCGAGAGACGGCACCGGGACGCTGCTCCGGGCGTGGGCGGAACGGGACGCTCGCGTCCGCCTCTTCGATCGCGACGGTTCGGGGATCGTGGCGGCGCTTCGCCGGTTGTCCGGGGAGGCGCGGGCGTCGCTCCTTGCCCGCATGGACGCCGATGATGTCGCGCACCCCGACCGGCTGGCCGCGCAACTCCGCCTCCTGGCCCGGCGCCCCGGCATCGCCGCGTGCGGCACGGGCGTCCGCTACTTCCCCCGGCCCCGCCGCGGCTCGGGCTATCTCCGCTACGAGCGCTGGATCAACGGGCTCACCGAACCCGCCGCGGTCGAGCGGGATCTGTTCGTCGAATGTCCGATCGCCCACCCCACCCTGATGGTTCGGCGCGACGCCTTCGAGGCCGTCGGCGGCTATCGCGACACCGCGGGACCGGAGGACTACGACCTCATCCTGCGGCTGTCCGCTGCGGGCTGCCGCATGACGAACGTGCCGCAGGTCCTCCACGAGTGGCGCCTGGGTCCGCACAGGCTGTCCGAGAAGTCGGACCGCTACAGCCCCGGTGCGTTCCGGCGTCTGAAGGTCGCGCACCTTTCGGCCGGCTGCCTACCGGCTGGACGGCCGCTCGTCATCTGGGGCGCGGGCAAGGTCGGCAAGGCCTTCGCGCGCGGCTGGCTCGAGCAGGGAGGCGCCGCGAGTCGCGCCCGCCCGGTGGAGGCGTTCGTGGACCTGGACCCGCGCAAGATCGGGCAGAACATCCACGGCGCCGTCGTCCTCCGCCCGGAGGACCTCCCGGGGTTCACCGCGCCCGCCCGCCCGTACGTGCTCCTCGCCGTCGGCACGCCCGGCGCCCGCCGCGAGATCCGGGAGGCGTTGGGGGGCTTGGGGTTTCGGGAGATCGAGGACTACCGCGCCGTGGCTTAA
- the uvrA gene encoding excinuclease ABC subunit UvrA, whose translation MSDRIRVRGARQHNLKGIDIDIERGALTVLTGPSGSGKSSLAFDTIYAEGQRRYIESLSTYAKQFLERMPKPDVDLVEGVSPSVAIDQSNRVQSSRSTVGTITEVYDYLRLLWARVGTTVCPECGRAVVPDTVTSATDALLDAGPEARLAIAFPIPREERTDAEMVVENLRARGYVRVLADGRELYLPDIDLKKEEEGEGDEVRVLTDAREALVIVDRVGSRAEDRERIADSLAAAFAEGRGAAVALLWWRGAGAPERRDFEEAHRCGLCGLAFPRPTPQLFSFNSPAGACDTCTGFGAVLEYSPQLIVPDPGRSLDEGALDPWSKPRYRRERSRLREFAAASGLDASLPWEALPDEGRDVLLNGGRYAGERFRGVIPFLRSKEKKRYKAYIRVFLRQYQLPELCSGCEGYRLKPESLNVRVGGRHIAEVARWTVKEISGWLAGGLDLTPFQREVASTILRELEHRTSFLEEVGLGYLTLDRQARSLSGGEMQRIRLASCLGSRLVSTLYVLDEPTIGLHSHDIHAFTGVLHRLANRGNTVLVVEHEPTVLERADRIVELGPGAGEQGGEIVFQGGWDDLLTSETGTGEALARRATAAGQGAAPSSGGPRLVLRGARLHNVRGVDVAIPLGSLTLVTGVSGSGKSTLIRGVLYHALEREITDRSSAKPHLGEPAGSWDRLEGAEFLEDVVLVDQRPIGRTPRSNPATYIGAFTALRNAYAALPEARSRGYEAGYFSFNRPGGRCERCKGAGEETVEMVFLADVSVPCEACGGSRYRPEVLEIGIRGRSIRDALDMTVDEAIRFFIRHDRLGARLWQLQRVGLGYLRLGQPATTLSGGEAQRLKIARELARRGGAGRRLYILDEPTVGLGVAEVGTLVAVLRELVGEGHAVVVVEHNLDVVAEADWVIDMGPGPAEDGGRIVAAGPPDVIAESGASLTGAFLRARAERLGLDAVVAGAGSA comes from the coding sequence ATGAGCGACCGGATCCGGGTCCGAGGCGCCCGGCAGCACAACCTCAAGGGCATCGACATCGACATCGAGCGTGGGGCCCTCACCGTCCTCACGGGGCCCTCCGGTTCGGGAAAATCCAGCCTCGCCTTCGACACGATCTACGCCGAGGGACAGCGGCGGTACATCGAGTCGCTCTCCACCTACGCGAAGCAGTTCCTCGAGCGGATGCCGAAGCCCGACGTCGATCTCGTCGAGGGCGTGAGTCCCTCCGTCGCCATCGACCAGAGCAACCGCGTGCAGTCGAGCCGCTCCACCGTCGGCACGATCACGGAGGTCTACGACTACCTGAGACTTCTGTGGGCGCGCGTCGGGACGACCGTGTGTCCGGAGTGCGGGCGTGCCGTCGTGCCGGACACCGTGACGTCGGCCACCGACGCGCTCCTCGATGCCGGTCCCGAGGCGCGGCTCGCCATCGCCTTCCCCATCCCCCGCGAAGAGCGCACGGACGCCGAGATGGTGGTGGAGAACCTCAGGGCGCGGGGGTACGTCCGCGTCCTCGCCGACGGTCGCGAACTCTACCTGCCGGACATCGATCTGAAGAAGGAGGAGGAAGGGGAAGGGGACGAGGTTCGGGTGTTGACCGACGCCCGCGAGGCGCTCGTGATCGTGGACCGGGTCGGATCCCGCGCGGAGGACCGGGAACGGATCGCGGATTCGCTGGCCGCGGCCTTCGCCGAGGGGAGAGGCGCCGCCGTCGCGCTTCTCTGGTGGCGCGGGGCCGGGGCGCCCGAGCGCCGCGATTTCGAAGAGGCCCATCGCTGCGGGCTCTGCGGCCTGGCGTTTCCGCGGCCCACCCCCCAGCTGTTCAGCTTCAACAGCCCCGCCGGCGCGTGCGATACCTGCACGGGGTTCGGGGCCGTGCTCGAGTACTCTCCCCAGCTCATCGTTCCCGACCCGGGCCGTTCGCTGGATGAAGGGGCGCTCGATCCATGGTCGAAGCCCCGTTACCGGCGCGAGCGGTCGCGCCTGAGAGAGTTCGCCGCCGCCTCGGGACTCGACGCGTCCCTCCCGTGGGAGGCGCTTCCCGACGAGGGCCGCGACGTCCTGTTGAACGGGGGAAGATACGCCGGAGAACGCTTCCGGGGCGTCATCCCCTTTCTCCGCTCGAAGGAAAAGAAGCGGTACAAGGCGTATATCCGCGTCTTTCTGCGCCAGTATCAGCTTCCCGAGTTGTGTTCCGGCTGCGAAGGCTACCGCCTGAAGCCGGAGTCGCTGAACGTCCGCGTGGGGGGGCGGCACATCGCCGAGGTCGCCCGGTGGACCGTGAAGGAGATCTCCGGCTGGCTCGCGGGAGGACTCGACCTCACCCCGTTTCAGCGCGAGGTCGCGTCGACGATCCTTCGCGAACTCGAGCACCGGACCTCGTTTCTCGAGGAGGTCGGGCTCGGATATCTGACGCTGGACCGGCAGGCCCGATCCCTCTCCGGGGGGGAGATGCAGCGGATCCGCCTCGCGAGCTGTCTCGGGAGCCGGCTCGTCAGCACGCTCTACGTCCTCGACGAACCCACGATCGGCCTCCATTCGCATGATATTCATGCGTTTACCGGCGTCCTCCACCGGCTCGCGAACCGCGGGAACACGGTCCTCGTCGTCGAGCATGAGCCCACGGTGCTGGAGAGGGCCGACCGCATCGTCGAACTGGGGCCCGGGGCCGGGGAGCAGGGCGGCGAGATCGTGTTCCAGGGCGGCTGGGACGACCTCCTCACGTCGGAGACCGGCACGGGAGAGGCCCTCGCGCGGCGGGCGACCGCCGCCGGGCAGGGCGCGGCGCCGTCGAGCGGCGGTCCCCGACTCGTCCTGCGCGGCGCCCGCCTGCACAACGTTCGGGGTGTGGATGTGGCGATTCCGCTGGGGTCGCTCACGCTCGTCACCGGCGTCTCCGGTTCCGGGAAGTCGACGCTCATCCGCGGCGTGCTGTACCACGCCCTCGAACGGGAGATCACGGACCGCTCCTCCGCCAAGCCGCATCTGGGCGAGCCCGCCGGCTCCTGGGACCGGCTCGAAGGCGCGGAGTTCCTGGAGGACGTCGTGCTCGTCGATCAGCGGCCGATCGGCCGCACGCCGCGCTCGAACCCGGCGACCTACATCGGAGCCTTCACGGCGCTGAGGAACGCATACGCCGCCCTCCCGGAAGCCCGCTCCCGCGGGTACGAGGCGGGATACTTCTCCTTCAATCGTCCGGGCGGGCGCTGCGAGCGCTGCAAGGGCGCGGGGGAGGAGACGGTGGAGATGGTCTTTCTGGCCGATGTCTCCGTGCCCTGCGAGGCGTGCGGGGGCTCGCGCTACCGTCCCGAGGTGCTCGAGATCGGGATTCGCGGCCGCTCGATCCGCGACGCCCTCGACATGACCGTGGACGAGGCGATTCGCTTCTTCATCCGGCACGACCGTCTCGGAGCCCGGCTGTGGCAGCTGCAACGGGTGGGTCTCGGGTACCTTCGGCTCGGCCAGCCGGCCACGACGCTCTCCGGGGGGGAGGCGCAGCGCCTCAAGATCGCCCGGGAACTCGCGCGCCGGGGAGGTGCGGGCCGCAGGCTGTACATCCTCGACGAGCCGACCGTCGGCCTCGGGGTGGCGGAGGTCGGCACGCTCGTCGCGGTGCTGCGCGAACTCGTGGGCGAGGGGCACGCCGTCGTCGTCGTCGAACACAACCTCGACGTCGTCGCGGAAGCCGACTGGGTCATCGACATGGGGCCCGGACCCGCGGAAGACGGAGGCCGCATCGTGGCGGCGGGTCCGCCGGACGTCATCGCGGAGTCCGGGGCCTCGCTCACGGGCGCCTTCCTCCGTGCGCGGGCGGAGCGGCTCGGGCTCGATGCGGTCGTCGCCGGCGCGGGGTCGGCGTGA
- a CDS encoding saccharopine dehydrogenase NADP-binding domain-containing protein yields the protein MLEPKLLIYGATGYTGRLAVAEAVRAGLRPVVAGRDPEKLAALASSGAAGHGLETRAFGLDDPAALAGALEDVSVVLHCAGPFSRTALPMYDACLATGTHYLDITGEVDVFEALAARGAAAAEAGIMVMPGVGFDVVPSDCLIADLAMRHPGGRTLRLGLAARSGASRGTMRTVAQAIGQFRIRRDGAIATVRPGQLRYEFDFGPPPDAALVGVLGDVTTAFHSTGIPNIETYLQATRSFTRLTRILRGFGPLLAARTGQALLNRLLDRGPEGPTESARRTAHAILVAEIEDAEGRRVAARVRTPDPYGFTATVAVAIAARAVAGDFKAGYQTPSSAYGADLLREFDGVTWEVLDGEGPARAGGDERLVP from the coding sequence ATGCTTGAACCGAAACTGCTCATCTACGGCGCCACGGGATATACCGGGCGGCTCGCGGTCGCCGAGGCCGTTCGGGCCGGGCTGCGGCCCGTCGTCGCCGGGCGGGACCCGGAGAAGCTCGCCGCGCTGGCGTCATCGGGGGCTGCGGGGCACGGCCTGGAGACCCGGGCGTTCGGGCTGGACGACCCGGCCGCGCTTGCCGGCGCGCTGGAGGACGTTTCGGTCGTCCTTCATTGCGCGGGACCGTTCTCGCGCACGGCCCTCCCGATGTACGACGCCTGCCTCGCGACGGGCACGCACTATCTCGACATCACCGGAGAGGTCGATGTGTTCGAGGCGCTGGCCGCGCGCGGTGCGGCAGCCGCCGAGGCGGGCATCATGGTCATGCCGGGCGTCGGGTTCGACGTCGTCCCGAGCGACTGCCTCATCGCGGACCTCGCCATGCGGCATCCGGGCGGCCGCACCCTGAGGCTCGGCCTCGCGGCCCGCAGCGGCGCCTCCCGCGGCACCATGCGGACGGTCGCCCAGGCGATCGGGCAGTTCCGGATCCGGCGCGACGGTGCGATCGCGACCGTGCGACCCGGGCAACTCCGTTACGAGTTCGATTTCGGACCCCCGCCGGACGCCGCGCTCGTCGGGGTGCTGGGGGACGTGACGACGGCCTTCCATTCCACGGGAATACCGAACATCGAGACGTACCTGCAGGCAACCCGGAGCTTCACGCGCCTCACGCGGATCCTGCGTGGCTTCGGGCCGCTGCTGGCTGCGCGGACGGGACAGGCGCTACTGAACCGCCTGCTCGACCGCGGGCCGGAGGGGCCGACCGAATCGGCGCGCCGGACGGCGCACGCGATCCTGGTCGCGGAGATCGAAGACGCGGAGGGGAGGCGGGTGGCGGCGCGTGTGCGCACGCCGGATCCCTATGGCTTCACCGCGACGGTGGCCGTCGCCATCGCGGCGCGCGCGGTGGCCGGCGACTTCAAGGCGGGCTACCAGACCCCGTCTTCCGCTTACGGTGCCGACCTGTTGCGGGAGTTCGACGGAGTGACATGGGAAGTGCTCGACGGTGAGGGTCCCGCACGCGCGGGTGGGGATGAGCGACTGGTGCCATAA